A single genomic interval of Peromyscus leucopus breed LL Stock chromosome 7, UCI_PerLeu_2.1, whole genome shotgun sequence harbors:
- the Rnf185 gene encoding E3 ubiquitin-protein ligase RNF185, giving the protein MASKGPSASASSENSSAGGPSGSSNGTGESGGQDSTFECNICLDTAKDAVISLCGHLFCWPCLHQWLETRPNRQVCPVCKAGISRDKVIPLYGRGSTGQQDPREKTPPRPQGQRPEPENRGVRNILEAFRSVHVAFVTYLLTLRFFSLF; this is encoded by the exons ATGGCAAGTAAGGGGCCCTCGGCCTCTGCATCCTCTGAGAATTCCAGTGCAGGGGGCCCCAGCGGCAGCAGCAACGGCACTGGTGAGAGTGGAGGGCAGGACAGTACCTTTGAATGCAACATATGCCTGGACACAGCCAAGGACGCTGTCATCAGCCTGTGCGGCCACCTCTTCTG TTGGCCGTGTTTGCATCAG TGGTTGGAGACCAGACCTAACAGACAAGTGTGTCCAGTTTGCAAAGCTGGAATCAGCCGGGACAAGGTCATCCCACTGTATGGCAGGGGCAGCACCGGGCAGCAGGATCCCAG AGAGAAGACTCCTCCTCGTCCTCAAGGCCAGAGGCCGGAGCCCGAAAATAGAGGGGTGAGGAACATTCTAGAAGCTTTTAGAAGTGTGCATGTGGCTTTTGTAACTTATCTGTTGACTTTGCGGTTTTTCTCCTTGTTTtag